One genomic window of Fusarium verticillioides 7600 chromosome 2, whole genome shotgun sequence includes the following:
- a CDS encoding CCR4-NOT transcription complex subunit 4 yields MAPQDSFIEDEEDTCPLCIEEFDLSDRNFRPCPCGYQVCQFCFNNIKNNMNGLCPACRRPYDEKTIQWKVVTQEEVAEFRANIQKNQKKRALDQRQKELQKREAEKENRKNLIGVRVVQKNLVYITGLAPTVREDELLKTLRKPEFFGQYGNIQKISISNRKSSDGQHQSLGIYVTFERPEEATRCIQAVHGSHNGDRVLKAQHGTTKYCSAWLKNEKCGNPGCMFLHEQGDEEDSYSRQDLSSMNSIGSQRPLPGGSSRSASRQQISHPTPPPVVSHSMTRSISKEGSENGADGSALPSSANWARNPQRSRRGSLATSGAASSPAISTAQPVTAEPVPEEAVEEEDEDELEEEEPQQPDPVAGPSSSRSREPESPAPTQESPDTWLKEIYKTLQSCPMPIFPDFDEDQYPPMFDPRGGEKRRAMREEEDSRLTGEQEEQPEVREPSEGEPETGGSLALGGEPEDRDTSSDNRGFDRRPSTQPPIQRLSTDGLFGPSLTGASPFGQSSGNPGSRSMTPQQLYLRSQGGFGDAPPGITSQSNAFQNQGQSQGQGHNRQSSRFSFANDNASSSTNVKVAANPRIMAQQSSMMPNTFPSQSSNQFYGASMPGPPPGLKSTGTPPSMFGQFGGQGFGAPKDNSSELLQSLIGRGRAGNNQSHDAGKHDELPSLDEATNSVDALVSDDPILPPIGLEGRTSVPPGLSLPPGIPANISRPPSTQGHAKLTNIVPALPRMPPPGLSQGSLTPDQSPAKLNPTTPVLEAKKNIKSLAAESGLSREITTQSQPKLAKASFLQDEDFPALDASKNKSRPATPTSKATPKAKRHAERIVDRMMAKAGASLESTTQETNAEETKVQETKAQEVKVKETKAQEAKPASSSQAADKKPTAVNTQVGKNVAVKTSELSATTEKSTTETSAAFPPLPTASSNAIASPVTRTAPKTLRVIATPKTEAPPPASPALTMASVALSGTSRAVSGSYRPDTPASEMISDNASVVSASVTHSRASSPPPSRIGSAAVRTTTKSQQRKQRKDVLKQETKLIAEAPIAEAEVHAPIMGRKKKQKKEKPVKATQPDASTIPETPTDEPSQPLSQQEPVKVPERETEEKPAKSKTSQKKSTKSKGKTKEVETQPTPPPPASPKESIPDTQEPPARPQPDPASVFSEVKNTLWASSVDKLQLFKPIANGSSRTDYSAAKNNANKAEHCKDCSCKCGEIQDEDLAALRAGKPVRKQFHVDGSRMLITPNGDCVRGLTPEEEDAFLELQAAIAKTAENPGSFIAPRHQPGSGAFSLIKGRAVPNGRPNIFPATAQLQSQDPIGKLQREDALSYINQYVLPRLNLGATNMGFPKGASPTKDAAAASLNSLAPYFYGPDAAAGVGIYSPPDGARAMQDFSSAGMSSEERGKNFGMGVGGMPLMSVEDAEGALAAARRETEKLEKGLNQVIKRNRRLVLGGNN; encoded by the exons ATGGCGCCACAAGATTCATTCAtagaagatgaggaggatacCTG CCCCCTCTGCATCGAAGAGTTTGATCTTTCGGATAGGAATTTCagaccttgtccttgtggCTACCAG GTGTGCCAGTTTTGTTTTAACAACATCAAAAATAATATGAACGGCCTTTGTCCCGCTTGCCGACGACCCTACGACGAAAAAACTATACAGTGGAAAGTTGTTACGCAAGAGGA GGTCGCCGAGTTTCGGGCCAATATTCAAAAGAACCAAAAGAAGCGAGCTCTAGATCAGCGACAAAAAGAACTACAGAAACGCGAAGCCGAAAAGGAAAACCGTAAAAATCTGATCGGCGTTCGTGTTGTCCAAAAGAACTTGGTCTATATCACGGGTCTTGCACCGACTGTTCGAGAGGAcgaacttctcaagacgCTACGAAAGCCCGAGTTCTTCGGCCAGTACGGAAACATCCAAAAGATATCCATTAGTAACCGAAAGAGCTCTGATGGCCAACATCAGTCGCTTGGCATTTACGTGACTTTCGAACGCCCGGAAGAAGCGACACGGTGCATCCAAGCTGTGCACGGATCCCACAACGGTGATCGAGTCCTAAAGGCGCAGCACGGCACGACGAAATACTGTTCAGCTTGGTTAAAGAACGAAAAATGCGGCAATCCTGGTTGCATGTTCTTGCATGAACAaggcgatgaggaggacAGTTACTCACGACAGGACTTGTCCTCTATGAACAGTATAGGGTCTCAACGGCCTCTCCCCGGAGGCAGTTCGCGATCGGCTTCCCGACAACAGATTTCCCATCCTACGCCGCCCCCCGTCGTATCCCATTCGATGACACGCTCCATTAGTAAAGAGGGTTCTGAGAATGGTGCCGATGGATCAGCTTTACCTTCCTCGGCCAACTGGGCACGCAACCCACAGCGAAGTCGTAGAGGTAGCCTTGCTACTAGTGGTGCTGCTTCAAGCCCTGCTATTTCAACAGCTCAGCCTGTTACCGCAGAGCCTGTGCCAGAAGAAGCggtcgaagaggaagatgaggatgagttggaggaagaggaacCACAACAACCGGACCCAGTTGCTgggccgtcatcatcaaggagccGGGAGCCTGAATCACCTGCGCCAACTCAAGAGTCGCCTGATACATGGCTTAAGGAGATCTACAAGACACTGCAAAGTTGTCCTATGCCTATCTTTCCTGATTTTGACGAAGACCAATATCCACCTATGTTTGATCCTCGCGGTGGTGAGAAGCGCCGGGCCATGcgagaggaggaggattcaCGTTTGACcggagaacaagaagagcaacCTGAGGTTCGCGAGCCATCGGAAGGAGAACCTGAGACCGGTGGCAGCCTTGCTCTGGGAGGAGAGCCTGAAGACCGTGATACTTCTAGCGACAACCGAGGCTTTGATCGCCGACCTAGCACTCAGCCTCCCATTCAGCGACTTTCTACTGACGGGCTCTTTGGACCTTCTCTCACCGGAGCTTCACCCTTTGGTCAGAGCTCGGGGAACCCTGGCTCGCGGTCTATGACACCGCAGCAGTTGTATCTTCGATCTCAGGGCGGATTTGGCGATGCCCCTCCTGGCATAACCAGCCAAAGCAATGCTTTCCAGAACCAGGGTCaaagccaaggtcaaggccacAACCGTCAATCCTCTCGATTTAGCTTTGCCAACGACAACGCGAGCTCTTCTACCAACGTCAAGGTCGCAGCTAACCCGCGTATCATGGCCCAGCAATCCTCTATGATGCCCAACACGTTTCCATCGCAGAGCAGCAACCAGTTTTACGGTGCCTCCATGCCTGGACCTCCTCCTGGTCTGAAGTCAACCGGCACTCCCCCTAGCATGTTCGGCCAGTTTGGTGGACAGGGCTTTGGCGCCCCCAAGGACAATTCAagtgagcttcttcagagttTAATCGGCCGCGGTCGGGCTGGTAACAACCAGTCCCACGACGCGGGAAAGC atgatgagctccCATCCCTGGACGAGGCTACGAATTCTGTCGACGCTCTAGTTTCTGACGACCCTATACTGCCACCAATTGGTCTGGAAGGTCGTACATCTGTGCCTCCAGGCTTATCGTTACCCCCAGGAATACCAGCCAACATATCGAGACCTCCATCTACTCAAGGTCATGCAAAACTCACCAACATTGTGCCAGCGTTGCCTAGAATGCCACCCCCTGGACTCTCACAAGGTTCTCTAACGCCTGACCAGTCGCCTGCAAAGCTAAACCCAACGACACCTGTCTTGGAAGCAAAGAAAAATATCAAGTCTCTGGCGGCTGAAAGCGGACTCTCGCGAGAAATCACGACACAATCGCAACCGAAGCTTGCAAAGGCAAGTTTCTTACAGGACGAGGACTTTCCGGCTTTGGATGCAtcgaagaacaagagtcGACCCGCAACGCCTACATCCAAGGCTACGCCAAAGGCCAAACGCCATGCTGAGAGGATTGTGGACAGAATGATGGCCAAGGCTGGAGCCAGCCTAGAGAGCACGACTCAGGAAACCAATGCCGAGGAGACCAAGGTTCAAGAGACCAAGGCTCAAGAAGTTAAGGTAAAGGAGACCAAGGCCCAGGAAGCGAAACCTGCATCATCGTCTCAGGCAGCAGACAAGAAGCCCACTGCTGTCAACACTCAGGTTGGAAAGAATGTTGCTGTGAAGACCAGTGAACTATCTGCAACAACTGAGAAGTCAACAACAGAGACCTCCGCTGCCTTTCCTCCATTGCCCACAGCCTCGTCTAACGCAATTGCATCCCCTGTCACACGCACAGCACCAAAGACGCTGCGTGTCATTGCAACTCCCAAGACTGAGGCACCTCCTCCTGCCTCTCCTGCCTTGACCATGGCATCGGTTGCGTTGTCAGGCACTTCCAGAGCCGTTTCCGGTAGTTACAGGCCAGATACACCTGCGAGCGAGATGATTAGTGACAACGCCTCGGTGGTGTCTGCCTCTGTGACCCATTCTCGGGCAAGCTCGCCACCCCCGAGCAGAATTGGGTCTGCTGCGGTAAGAACCACAACCAAGAGTCAACAGCGAAAGCAACGAAAAGATGTTTTGAAGCAAGAAACAAAGTTGATCGCTGAGGCTCCCATTGCAGAGGCAGAGGTGCATGCTCCTATCATGGGgcgcaagaagaaacagaagaaggaaaagcCCGTCAAGGCGACCCAACCAGATGCTTCTACTATCCCTGAGACTCCAACAGACGAGCCGTCCCAGCCACTATCTCAGCAAGAGCCCGTCAAGGTGCCCGAaagagagacagaagagaagCCTGCCAAGAGCAAGACTTCTCAAAAGAAGTCAACCAAATCCAAGGGCAAAACAAAGGAGGTAGAGACTCAACCGACTCCCCCTCCTCCGGCGTCTCCTAAGGAGTCTATCCCTGATACTCAGGAGCCACCTGCAAGACCACAGCCTGATCCTGCCTCGGTCTTTTCTGAGGTTAAGAACACTCTCTGGGCTTCGAGTGTAGATAAACTCCAACTGTTTAAGCCCATCGCCAACGGCTCATCTCGCACCGACTACAGTGCTGCTaagaacaacgccaacaaggCTGAGCATTGTAAGGACTGCTCTTGCAAATGTGGAGAAATTCAAGATGAGGATCTTGCAGCGCTGCGCGCAGGGAAGCCTGTCCGAAAACAATTCCACGTTGATGGTAGCCGTATGCTCATTACCCCCAATGGTGACTGCGTACGTGGTCTGACccctgaggaagaggacgcTTTTCTGGAACTTCAAGCTGCCATTGCTAAAACGGCAGAGAACCCCGGATCGTTCATTGCCCCTCGACATCAGCCTGGTAGTGGAGCATTCTCTCTTATTAAGGGCCGAGCTGTTCCCAATGGACGTCCCAACATCTTCCCCGCCACTGCCCAGCTCCAGTCCCAGGACCCCATCGGAAAGCTTCAGCGAGAGGACGCGCTTAGCTACATCAACCAGTACGTTCTTCCTCGCCTCAACCTAGGTGCTACGAACATGGGATTTCCTAAGGGAGCATCCCCTACCAAGGATGCGGCTGCTGCGAGTCTTAACTCTCTCGCACCCTACTTCTATGGTCCCGATGCTGCCGCCGGTGTGGGTATTTACAGCCCTCCTGATGGAGCGCGGGCGATGCAGGActtcagctcagctggaATGTCGAGTGAAGAGCGTGGAAAGAACTTCGGCATGGGTGTTGGTGGAATGCCCCTGATGAGTGTCGAAGATGCAGAGGGTGCCCTTGCGGCTGCTCGACGAGAGActgagaagttggagaagggATTGAACCAGGTAATCAAGCGCAACAGACGACTTGTCCTTGGAGGAAACAACtaa
- a CDS encoding NADH-ubiquinone oxidoreductase 30.4 kDa subunit, mitochondrial produces MATSISRSRALASALRPAKPSVQLRNEQAIRCLSSTARQYVAMPKESPNLRKAPRDHPSVLKAPIVNPADKYQSKSDNMHRYGAWLMGVLPKYIQQFSVWKDELTIYISPSGVYPVFSFLKYNTAAEFTQVSTITAADYPTRENRFEIVYNLLSVRHNSRIRVKTYADEASPVPSITGLFDGANWYEREVYDLFGVFFAGHPDLRRIMTDYGFEGHPLRKDFPLTGYTEIRYDEEKKRIVTEPLELTQAFRNFEGGSSAWEPVGAGQDRTPESFKLPTPKPEEKKEEPKK; encoded by the exons ATGGCGACAAGCATTTCTCGAAGCAGGGCGTTGGCCTCAGCTCTACGACCCGCGAAGCCCTCCGTCCAGCTCCGTAACGAGCAAGCAATCCGTTGCTTGTCCAGCACTGCCCGTCAATATGTCGCAATGCCGAAGGAGTCTCCCAACCTGCGAAAGGCCCCCCGAGATCACCCCAGCGTCCTGAAGGCCCCGATCGTCAACCCTGCCGACAAATACCAGAGCAAGTCGGACAACATGCACCGCTATGGTGCCTGGTTGATGGGTGTTCTGCCCAAGTACATCCAGCAGTTCTCCGTCTGGAAGGACGAACTCACCATCTATATCTCTCCCTCGGGTGTCTACCCtgtcttcagcttcttgaaat ACAACACTGCCGCAGAGTTCACCCAGGTTAGCACCATCACTGCTGCGGATTACCCCACGCGCGAGAACCGTTTCGAAATCGTCTACAACCTTCTTTCGGTCCGTCACAACTCCCGAATCCGTGTCAAGACCTACGCCGATGAGGCTTCTCCTGTCCCTAGTATTACCGGACTTTTTGATGGTGCCAACTGGTACGAACGAGAAGTGTACGACCTTTTCGGTGTCTTCTTTGCCGGTCACCCCGATCTCCGACGAATCATGACGGATTATGGTTTCGAGGGTCACCCTCTGCGAAAGGACTTCCCCTTGACTGGTTACACTGAGATCCGAtacgatgaggagaagaagcgtaTCGTCACCGAGCCTCTGGAGCTCACCCAGGCCTTCCGTAACTTTGAGGGTGGTTCCAGTGCGTGGGAGCCCGTTGGAGCCGGACAGGACCGCACACCCGAGTCTTTCAAGCTTCCAACgcccaagcctgaggagaagaaggaggagccGAAGAAATAA
- a CDS encoding CCR4-NOT transcription complex subunit 4, translating to MAPQDSFIEDEEDTCPLCIEEFDLSDRNFRPCPCGYQVCQFCFNNIKNNMNGLCPACRRPYDEKTIQWKVVTQEEVAEFRANIQKNQKKRALDQRQKELQKREAEKENRKNLIGVRVVQKNLVYITGLAPTVREDELLKTLRKPEFFGQYGNIQKISISNRKSSDGQHQSLGIYVTFERPEEATRCIQAVHGSHNGDRVLKAQHGTTKYCSAWLKNEKCGNPGCMFLHEQGDEEDSYSRQDLSSMNSIGSQRPLPGGSSRSASRQQISHPTPPPVVSHSMTRSISKEGSENGADGSALPSSANWARNPQRSRRGSLATSGAASSPAISTAQPVTAEPVPEEAVEEEDEDELEEEEPQQPDPVAGPSSSRSREPESPAPTQESPDTWLKEIYKTLQSCPMPIFPDFDEDQYPPMFDPRGGEKRRAMREEEDSRLTGEQEEQPEVREPSEGEPETGGSLALGGEPEDRDTSSDNRGFDRRPSTQPPIQRLSTDGLFGPSLTGASPFGQSSGNPGSRSMTPQQLYLRSQGGFGDAPPGITSQSNAFQNQGQSQGQGHNRQSSRFSFANDNASSSTNVKVAANPRIMAQQSSMMPNTFPSQSSNQFYGASMPGPPPGLKSTGTPPSMFGQFGGQGFGAPKDNSSELLQSLIGRGRAGNNQSHDAGKREFMISSYSNQYPPSSTSTPAPSSGLLPPLYGNTPGGYQDMGSKQKKKGKKHRHANTSSSGGSGLVDLADPSILQARMQHQSQGSAGVGQGLFGGQSQDDELPSLDEATNSVDALVSDDPILPPIGLEGRTSVPPGLSLPPGIPANISRPPSTQGHAKLTNIVPALPRMPPPGLSQGSLTPDQSPAKLNPTTPVLEAKKNIKSLAAESGLSREITTQSQPKLAKASFLQDEDFPALDASKNKSRPATPTSKATPKAKRHAERIVDRMMAKAGASLESTTQETNAEETKVQETKAQEVKVKETKAQEAKPASSSQAADKKPTAVNTQVGKNVAVKTSELSATTEKSTTETSAAFPPLPTASSNAIASPVTRTAPKTLRVIATPKTEAPPPASPALTMASVALSGTSRAVSGSYRPDTPASEMISDNASVVSASVTHSRASSPPPSRIGSAAVRTTTKSQQRKQRKDVLKQETKLIAEAPIAEAEVHAPIMGRKKKQKKEKPVKATQPDASTIPETPTDEPSQPLSQQEPVKVPERETEEKPAKSKTSQKKSTKSKGKTKEVETQPTPPPPASPKESIPDTQEPPARPQPDPASVFSEVKNTLWASSVDKLQLFKPIANGSSRTDYSAAKNNANKAEHCKDCSCKCGEIQDEDLAALRAGKPVRKQFHVDGSRMLITPNGDCVRGLTPEEEDAFLELQAAIAKTAENPGSFIAPRHQPGSGAFSLIKGRAVPNGRPNIFPATAQLQSQDPIGKLQREDALSYINQYVLPRLNLGATNMGFPKGASPTKDAAAASLNSLAPYFYGPDAAAGVGIYSPPDGARAMQDFSSAGMSSEERGKNFGMGVGGMPLMSVEDAEGALAAARRETEKLEKGLNQVIKRNRRLVLGGNN from the exons ATGGCGCCACAAGATTCATTCAtagaagatgaggaggatacCTG CCCCCTCTGCATCGAAGAGTTTGATCTTTCGGATAGGAATTTCagaccttgtccttgtggCTACCAG GTGTGCCAGTTTTGTTTTAACAACATCAAAAATAATATGAACGGCCTTTGTCCCGCTTGCCGACGACCCTACGACGAAAAAACTATACAGTGGAAAGTTGTTACGCAAGAGGA GGTCGCCGAGTTTCGGGCCAATATTCAAAAGAACCAAAAGAAGCGAGCTCTAGATCAGCGACAAAAAGAACTACAGAAACGCGAAGCCGAAAAGGAAAACCGTAAAAATCTGATCGGCGTTCGTGTTGTCCAAAAGAACTTGGTCTATATCACGGGTCTTGCACCGACTGTTCGAGAGGAcgaacttctcaagacgCTACGAAAGCCCGAGTTCTTCGGCCAGTACGGAAACATCCAAAAGATATCCATTAGTAACCGAAAGAGCTCTGATGGCCAACATCAGTCGCTTGGCATTTACGTGACTTTCGAACGCCCGGAAGAAGCGACACGGTGCATCCAAGCTGTGCACGGATCCCACAACGGTGATCGAGTCCTAAAGGCGCAGCACGGCACGACGAAATACTGTTCAGCTTGGTTAAAGAACGAAAAATGCGGCAATCCTGGTTGCATGTTCTTGCATGAACAaggcgatgaggaggacAGTTACTCACGACAGGACTTGTCCTCTATGAACAGTATAGGGTCTCAACGGCCTCTCCCCGGAGGCAGTTCGCGATCGGCTTCCCGACAACAGATTTCCCATCCTACGCCGCCCCCCGTCGTATCCCATTCGATGACACGCTCCATTAGTAAAGAGGGTTCTGAGAATGGTGCCGATGGATCAGCTTTACCTTCCTCGGCCAACTGGGCACGCAACCCACAGCGAAGTCGTAGAGGTAGCCTTGCTACTAGTGGTGCTGCTTCAAGCCCTGCTATTTCAACAGCTCAGCCTGTTACCGCAGAGCCTGTGCCAGAAGAAGCggtcgaagaggaagatgaggatgagttggaggaagaggaacCACAACAACCGGACCCAGTTGCTgggccgtcatcatcaaggagccGGGAGCCTGAATCACCTGCGCCAACTCAAGAGTCGCCTGATACATGGCTTAAGGAGATCTACAAGACACTGCAAAGTTGTCCTATGCCTATCTTTCCTGATTTTGACGAAGACCAATATCCACCTATGTTTGATCCTCGCGGTGGTGAGAAGCGCCGGGCCATGcgagaggaggaggattcaCGTTTGACcggagaacaagaagagcaacCTGAGGTTCGCGAGCCATCGGAAGGAGAACCTGAGACCGGTGGCAGCCTTGCTCTGGGAGGAGAGCCTGAAGACCGTGATACTTCTAGCGACAACCGAGGCTTTGATCGCCGACCTAGCACTCAGCCTCCCATTCAGCGACTTTCTACTGACGGGCTCTTTGGACCTTCTCTCACCGGAGCTTCACCCTTTGGTCAGAGCTCGGGGAACCCTGGCTCGCGGTCTATGACACCGCAGCAGTTGTATCTTCGATCTCAGGGCGGATTTGGCGATGCCCCTCCTGGCATAACCAGCCAAAGCAATGCTTTCCAGAACCAGGGTCaaagccaaggtcaaggccacAACCGTCAATCCTCTCGATTTAGCTTTGCCAACGACAACGCGAGCTCTTCTACCAACGTCAAGGTCGCAGCTAACCCGCGTATCATGGCCCAGCAATCCTCTATGATGCCCAACACGTTTCCATCGCAGAGCAGCAACCAGTTTTACGGTGCCTCCATGCCTGGACCTCCTCCTGGTCTGAAGTCAACCGGCACTCCCCCTAGCATGTTCGGCCAGTTTGGTGGACAGGGCTTTGGCGCCCCCAAGGACAATTCAagtgagcttcttcagagttTAATCGGCCGCGGTCGGGCTGGTAACAACCAGTCCCACGACGCGGGAAAGCGTGAGTTTATGATTTCTTCTTATTCAAACCAGTACCCACCATCCTCTACCTCAACCCCAGCTCCTTCTTCCGGGCTCCTGCCGCCTCTCTATGGTAATACACCTGGAGGGTACCAAGACATGGGCTctaagcagaagaagaagggaaagaagcaCAGACATGCTAACACTTCCTCCTCCGGGGGGAGTGGCTTAGTAGATCTTGCAGACCCGAGTATCTTGCAGGCGCGAATGCAGCACCAGTCTCAAGGCAGCGCCGGAGTCGGACAGGGCTTGTTTGGCGGTCAGAGTCAAG atgatgagctccCATCCCTGGACGAGGCTACGAATTCTGTCGACGCTCTAGTTTCTGACGACCCTATACTGCCACCAATTGGTCTGGAAGGTCGTACATCTGTGCCTCCAGGCTTATCGTTACCCCCAGGAATACCAGCCAACATATCGAGACCTCCATCTACTCAAGGTCATGCAAAACTCACCAACATTGTGCCAGCGTTGCCTAGAATGCCACCCCCTGGACTCTCACAAGGTTCTCTAACGCCTGACCAGTCGCCTGCAAAGCTAAACCCAACGACACCTGTCTTGGAAGCAAAGAAAAATATCAAGTCTCTGGCGGCTGAAAGCGGACTCTCGCGAGAAATCACGACACAATCGCAACCGAAGCTTGCAAAGGCAAGTTTCTTACAGGACGAGGACTTTCCGGCTTTGGATGCAtcgaagaacaagagtcGACCCGCAACGCCTACATCCAAGGCTACGCCAAAGGCCAAACGCCATGCTGAGAGGATTGTGGACAGAATGATGGCCAAGGCTGGAGCCAGCCTAGAGAGCACGACTCAGGAAACCAATGCCGAGGAGACCAAGGTTCAAGAGACCAAGGCTCAAGAAGTTAAGGTAAAGGAGACCAAGGCCCAGGAAGCGAAACCTGCATCATCGTCTCAGGCAGCAGACAAGAAGCCCACTGCTGTCAACACTCAGGTTGGAAAGAATGTTGCTGTGAAGACCAGTGAACTATCTGCAACAACTGAGAAGTCAACAACAGAGACCTCCGCTGCCTTTCCTCCATTGCCCACAGCCTCGTCTAACGCAATTGCATCCCCTGTCACACGCACAGCACCAAAGACGCTGCGTGTCATTGCAACTCCCAAGACTGAGGCACCTCCTCCTGCCTCTCCTGCCTTGACCATGGCATCGGTTGCGTTGTCAGGCACTTCCAGAGCCGTTTCCGGTAGTTACAGGCCAGATACACCTGCGAGCGAGATGATTAGTGACAACGCCTCGGTGGTGTCTGCCTCTGTGACCCATTCTCGGGCAAGCTCGCCACCCCCGAGCAGAATTGGGTCTGCTGCGGTAAGAACCACAACCAAGAGTCAACAGCGAAAGCAACGAAAAGATGTTTTGAAGCAAGAAACAAAGTTGATCGCTGAGGCTCCCATTGCAGAGGCAGAGGTGCATGCTCCTATCATGGGgcgcaagaagaaacagaagaaggaaaagcCCGTCAAGGCGACCCAACCAGATGCTTCTACTATCCCTGAGACTCCAACAGACGAGCCGTCCCAGCCACTATCTCAGCAAGAGCCCGTCAAGGTGCCCGAaagagagacagaagagaagCCTGCCAAGAGCAAGACTTCTCAAAAGAAGTCAACCAAATCCAAGGGCAAAACAAAGGAGGTAGAGACTCAACCGACTCCCCCTCCTCCGGCGTCTCCTAAGGAGTCTATCCCTGATACTCAGGAGCCACCTGCAAGACCACAGCCTGATCCTGCCTCGGTCTTTTCTGAGGTTAAGAACACTCTCTGGGCTTCGAGTGTAGATAAACTCCAACTGTTTAAGCCCATCGCCAACGGCTCATCTCGCACCGACTACAGTGCTGCTaagaacaacgccaacaaggCTGAGCATTGTAAGGACTGCTCTTGCAAATGTGGAGAAATTCAAGATGAGGATCTTGCAGCGCTGCGCGCAGGGAAGCCTGTCCGAAAACAATTCCACGTTGATGGTAGCCGTATGCTCATTACCCCCAATGGTGACTGCGTACGTGGTCTGACccctgaggaagaggacgcTTTTCTGGAACTTCAAGCTGCCATTGCTAAAACGGCAGAGAACCCCGGATCGTTCATTGCCCCTCGACATCAGCCTGGTAGTGGAGCATTCTCTCTTATTAAGGGCCGAGCTGTTCCCAATGGACGTCCCAACATCTTCCCCGCCACTGCCCAGCTCCAGTCCCAGGACCCCATCGGAAAGCTTCAGCGAGAGGACGCGCTTAGCTACATCAACCAGTACGTTCTTCCTCGCCTCAACCTAGGTGCTACGAACATGGGATTTCCTAAGGGAGCATCCCCTACCAAGGATGCGGCTGCTGCGAGTCTTAACTCTCTCGCACCCTACTTCTATGGTCCCGATGCTGCCGCCGGTGTGGGTATTTACAGCCCTCCTGATGGAGCGCGGGCGATGCAGGActtcagctcagctggaATGTCGAGTGAAGAGCGTGGAAAGAACTTCGGCATGGGTGTTGGTGGAATGCCCCTGATGAGTGTCGAAGATGCAGAGGGTGCCCTTGCGGCTGCTCGACGAGAGActgagaagttggagaagggATTGAACCAGGTAATCAAGCGCAACAGACGACTTGTCCTTGGAGGAAACAACtaa